The proteins below are encoded in one region of Deltaproteobacteria bacterium CG2_30_66_27:
- a CDS encoding hydrogenase, which produces MSTGVRTVPPAHEPLIRGDKTLKQVTEDVCAPIERGPTWLWWAGFLVSFCALLLGIAAVSYQVATGIGTWGLNRTVGWAFDITNFVFWIGIGHAGTLISAVLFLFRQKWRTSINRSAEAMTIFAVMCAGVFPLIHMGRPWLAHWVMPYPNFRGPLWVNFRSPLLWDVFAIGTYFTISAVFWFLGLVPDLATLRDRATTRTRKFLFGLFSLGWDGSNRTWMRYEMVYLLLAGLATPLVLSVHTIVSFDFATSVIPGWHATIFPPYFVAGAIFSGFGMVLTLMLVTRKVLRFEDYITIGHIEAMCKIIIATGSIVGLAYATEFFMAWYSANEYERFVFFNRALGPFAWAYWTMVLCNVITPQLLWFKKIRTNPGIVFVLSLVVNVGMWFERFVIIVTSLHRDYLPSSWADYSPTLIEVSTFVGSFGLFFTCFFLFTRFLPMIAMGEVKGVVGYIGRSTDVHE; this is translated from the coding sequence GTGAGCACCGGGGTCCGCACGGTTCCTCCGGCGCACGAGCCGCTGATCCGAGGCGACAAGACACTGAAGCAGGTCACCGAAGACGTCTGCGCTCCGATCGAACGAGGGCCGACCTGGCTCTGGTGGGCAGGTTTCCTGGTCTCGTTCTGCGCTCTTCTGCTCGGCATCGCCGCCGTTTCCTACCAGGTCGCGACCGGCATCGGCACCTGGGGCCTGAACCGGACCGTCGGCTGGGCATTCGACATCACCAACTTCGTCTTCTGGATCGGTATCGGACATGCCGGGACGCTCATTTCGGCCGTCCTGTTCCTCTTCCGGCAGAAGTGGCGGACGTCGATCAATCGGTCGGCCGAGGCGATGACGATCTTCGCCGTCATGTGCGCCGGAGTCTTCCCGCTGATCCACATGGGACGCCCCTGGCTCGCCCACTGGGTCATGCCGTATCCGAACTTTCGCGGGCCCCTCTGGGTCAACTTCCGCTCCCCGCTCCTGTGGGATGTGTTCGCGATCGGCACCTACTTCACGATCTCCGCCGTGTTCTGGTTCCTCGGCCTGGTCCCCGACCTGGCCACTCTCCGGGACCGCGCCACCACCAGGACCCGCAAGTTCCTCTTCGGACTGTTCAGCCTCGGCTGGGACGGGTCGAACCGGACCTGGATGCGGTACGAAATGGTCTATCTGCTCCTCGCCGGCCTCGCCACCCCGCTCGTGCTCTCCGTCCACACCATCGTCAGCTTCGACTTCGCGACGTCGGTGATCCCCGGCTGGCACGCGACGATTTTCCCGCCCTACTTCGTCGCCGGCGCGATCTTCTCGGGATTCGGAATGGTGCTGACGCTGATGCTGGTGACCCGCAAGGTCCTGCGTTTCGAAGACTACATCACGATCGGCCACATCGAGGCGATGTGCAAGATCATCATCGCGACCGGCAGCATCGTGGGACTCGCGTACGCCACCGAGTTCTTCATGGCCTGGTACTCGGCCAACGAGTATGAACGCTTCGTCTTCTTCAACCGGGCGCTCGGACCCTTCGCCTGGGCCTACTGGACGATGGTCTTGTGCAACGTCATCACGCCGCAGCTTCTCTGGTTCAAGAAGATCCGGACGAACCCGGGGATCGTTTTCGTGTTGTCGCTGGTGGTGAATGTGGGCATGTGGTTCGAACGGTTCGTGATCATCGTCACCTCGCTGCACCGCGATTACCTGCCGTCGAGCTGGGCGGACTACTCACCGACGCTGATCGAGGTTTCGACCTTCGTCGGCAGCTTCGGCCTGTTTTTCACATGCTTCTTCCTGTTCACGCGGTTTTTACCGATGATCGCGATGGGCGAGGTCAAGGGCGTGGTGGGGTATATCGGGAGGTCGACGGATGTTCACGAATAG